One window of the Rhizorhabdus dicambivorans genome contains the following:
- a CDS encoding TonB-dependent receptor plug domain-containing protein encodes MKRTGLVSFTALALASLSASAAMAQTLPAEAGEATDEGATIIVTGTRASGITAAESPTPIKLLGADAIEKVGQPNLNQALTQLVPSFVAQAFGGDMANQTLQARLRGLSPNHTLVLVNGKRRHTTANFAVLSGPFQGGASADLDLISPQAIQRIEVLEQGAAAQYGSDAIAGVINILLKDNDEGGTAVGSYGEYYKGDGGTYNAQLNLGTRVGEAGWINLTGFYRSHGRSQRGGLDRRVTDMNGVLLTTLSAAQRALYPGQDGFPFVNKIVGDAKSRLYNTSYNAGYDLGDVQLYSFGTYSHKTASSIQNFRLADRVIRSPVLGVAGTLTTPGVILFDNTGFDPTEEISEDDFGITGGVKGETMGWKWDLSTTYGKDKVKLYTRNSANASLFVDTGFTPTDFYDGQFINEELTLNADFGKEFDVGMVEPMNVAFGAEYRKGTYSIGSGDPGSIYKEGGQSYPGFRPTDAGSHSRKSYSAYIDLALMPADGLKLDVAGRYEHYSDFGSKVIGKITGRYDITDGFALRGTVSNGFRAPTLAESFYSATNVAPTSATVQLPANSAAAKLVGFQNLKPEKSTTFSAGFVAEPVDKLTVTVDAYQIKVKDRIIGSGSIAGKISGVVCSPAANPSGCPFDGNLILGAIAAQGNILDPTVGDVSIAVFTNGVDTRTRGIDLTASYPMSMDFGSINWTLSANYNETKITKVSIDPRLIDAIAISIIEKSSPKWKVIAGATFTSGPLSITLREALYGPTSQLTRPSGAYLGPVGGYYKVEVGTSALTDLEVSYELVKDLTLTAGANNLFNKKPEKVYNVTLANGTGLRPVTGSNVWNQPLTFGPYGFNGGYYYGRITLKF; translated from the coding sequence ATGAAAAGAACAGGTCTCGTTTCCTTCACCGCGCTGGCGCTCGCCAGCCTTTCTGCCTCGGCCGCAATGGCCCAGACGCTTCCGGCGGAGGCCGGCGAGGCGACCGACGAGGGAGCCACCATCATCGTCACGGGCACCCGCGCGAGTGGAATTACCGCCGCGGAAAGCCCGACGCCGATCAAGCTGCTCGGTGCCGATGCGATCGAGAAGGTCGGCCAGCCCAACCTCAACCAGGCGCTGACCCAGCTCGTCCCCTCCTTCGTCGCCCAGGCCTTCGGCGGCGACATGGCGAACCAGACTCTGCAGGCCCGCCTGCGCGGCCTCAGCCCGAACCACACGCTGGTGCTGGTCAACGGCAAGCGCCGCCACACCACCGCCAATTTCGCGGTGCTGAGCGGCCCGTTCCAGGGCGGCGCCTCGGCCGATCTCGACCTGATCTCGCCCCAGGCGATCCAGCGAATCGAGGTGCTCGAACAGGGGGCCGCCGCGCAATATGGCTCGGATGCGATCGCCGGCGTCATCAACATCCTGCTCAAGGACAATGACGAGGGCGGCACCGCCGTCGGCAGCTATGGCGAATATTACAAGGGTGACGGCGGCACCTACAACGCCCAGCTCAACCTCGGCACCCGCGTCGGCGAGGCCGGCTGGATCAACCTGACCGGTTTCTATCGTTCGCATGGCCGCAGCCAGCGCGGCGGGCTCGACCGCCGCGTCACCGACATGAACGGCGTGCTGCTGACCACGTTGAGCGCCGCCCAGCGCGCGCTCTATCCGGGCCAGGACGGCTTTCCCTTCGTCAACAAGATCGTCGGCGACGCCAAGTCCCGCCTGTACAACACCAGCTACAATGCCGGCTATGATCTGGGTGACGTGCAACTCTATTCGTTCGGCACCTACAGCCACAAGACGGCCAGCTCGATCCAGAACTTCCGCCTCGCCGATCGGGTCATCCGATCGCCCGTGCTGGGCGTCGCTGGCACGCTGACAACGCCGGGCGTGATCCTGTTCGACAATACCGGATTCGACCCGACCGAGGAGATCAGCGAGGACGATTTCGGCATCACCGGCGGCGTCAAGGGCGAGACGATGGGCTGGAAGTGGGACCTTTCCACCACCTACGGCAAGGACAAGGTCAAGCTCTACACCCGCAACAGCGCCAACGCCTCGTTGTTCGTCGACACCGGCTTCACCCCGACCGATTTCTATGACGGCCAGTTCATCAACGAGGAACTGACCCTTAACGCCGATTTCGGCAAGGAATTCGACGTCGGCATGGTCGAGCCAATGAACGTCGCCTTCGGCGCCGAATATCGCAAGGGCACCTATTCGATTGGGTCGGGCGATCCGGGCTCCATCTACAAGGAGGGCGGCCAGTCCTATCCAGGCTTCCGGCCGACCGACGCCGGCAGCCACAGCCGGAAATCCTATTCGGCCTATATCGATCTGGCGCTGATGCCGGCCGATGGCCTCAAGCTCGACGTAGCGGGCCGTTACGAGCATTATTCGGACTTCGGGAGCAAGGTGATCGGCAAGATCACCGGCCGCTATGACATCACCGATGGCTTCGCGCTGCGCGGCACGGTGTCGAACGGCTTCCGCGCCCCGACCCTGGCCGAGAGCTTCTATTCGGCGACCAACGTCGCCCCGACCTCGGCGACGGTGCAGCTGCCTGCCAATTCGGCGGCGGCCAAGCTGGTGGGCTTCCAGAACCTCAAGCCCGAGAAGTCCACCACGTTCAGCGCCGGTTTCGTCGCCGAACCGGTCGACAAGCTGACTGTCACGGTCGATGCCTATCAGATCAAGGTGAAGGACCGGATCATCGGTTCGGGTTCGATCGCGGGCAAGATCAGCGGCGTGGTCTGCAGTCCCGCGGCCAACCCGTCGGGCTGCCCGTTCGACGGCAACCTGATCCTCGGCGCGATCGCGGCACAGGGCAACATCCTCGATCCCACCGTCGGCGACGTCAGCATCGCGGTGTTCACCAACGGCGTCGACACCCGCACCCGCGGCATCGACCTGACGGCGTCCTACCCGATGAGCATGGACTTCGGTTCGATCAACTGGACGCTGAGCGCCAACTACAACGAGACCAAGATCACCAAGGTCTCGATCGACCCGCGCCTGATCGATGCGATCGCGATCAGCATCATCGAGAAATCGTCGCCCAAGTGGAAGGTGATCGCCGGCGCCACCTTCACCTCGGGCCCGCTCTCCATCACCCTGCGCGAGGCGCTCTACGGCCCCACCTCGCAGCTTACCCGTCCGTCGGGCGCCTATCTCGGCCCGGTCGGCGGCTACTACAAGGTTGAGGTCGGCACCTCGGCGCTCACCGACCTCGAAGTCAGCTACGAACTGGTCAAGGACCTGACACTGACCGCCGGCGCGAACAACCTGTTCAACAAGAAGCCCGAGAAGGTCTACAACGTCACCCTGGCCAACGGCACCGGCCTGCGCCCGGTCACCGGCTCCAACGTCTGGAACCAGCCGCTCACCTTTGGCCCCTACGGCTTCAACGGCGGTTATTATTATGGCCGCATCACCCTGAAGTTCTGA
- a CDS encoding flavin monoamine oxidase family protein encodes MGDLDMGMASNGLTRRFFLERLGRMGGTAMLLAGMDALGFGIGSALAAPPKLEGKPRKNRVVILGAGNAGLASAYELTQAGYQVTVIEARSFPGGRAQTARKGFSLTELGGATQNCDYDDGLYINHGPWRIPYHHHSTLHYTRKFGVPLELFNNDNDASFLFFEKGKGPLAGKPVRKGEVAADMLGYSSEILAKLSKQGALDSQMGAEDKERFIEFLTEFGHLSKKDLNYTGTPGRGFLVDPGAGTDPGPGKPSAPHKLNDLLDSGLWHMLHSVAEWEQQRTMFQPVQGMEQIPKAIARHLPDGMIRYSTEVQRIRQSPKGVTVDVMRDGQPETIAADWCICTIPLSVLKTIDHGLSPAFAEAMAKCAYAPVGKIGLQMKRRFWEEDHSIYGGHVFCDNPDINNIALPSTGWQGQKGVLLGYYNFGPNAAKVSARSPADRAALALDYGQKIFPAYKESYETSFSVAWHRVKYNLGGWGMWSDEARATAYPLLTEPDGRLYLAGEHMSYIGGWQAGAFESAWQQVERLHARAMKG; translated from the coding sequence ATGGGCGACCTTGATATGGGCATGGCCTCGAACGGCCTGACCCGCCGCTTTTTCCTGGAAAGACTTGGCCGGATGGGCGGCACGGCGATGCTGCTCGCGGGCATGGACGCGCTGGGCTTCGGGATCGGATCGGCACTGGCCGCGCCGCCGAAGCTGGAGGGCAAGCCGAGGAAGAACCGGGTGGTGATCCTCGGCGCCGGCAATGCGGGCCTTGCCTCCGCATATGAACTCACCCAGGCCGGCTATCAGGTAACGGTAATCGAGGCGCGCAGCTTCCCGGGCGGCCGCGCCCAGACCGCGCGCAAGGGCTTCAGCTTGACCGAGCTGGGCGGTGCTACCCAGAATTGCGATTATGACGACGGGCTCTACATCAATCATGGCCCGTGGCGGATTCCCTACCACCATCATTCGACGCTCCACTACACCCGCAAGTTCGGCGTGCCGCTGGAGCTGTTCAACAACGACAACGACGCCAGCTTCCTGTTCTTCGAGAAGGGCAAGGGACCGCTGGCCGGCAAGCCCGTCCGCAAGGGCGAGGTCGCGGCCGACATGCTCGGCTATTCGTCGGAGATACTGGCCAAGCTGTCGAAGCAGGGCGCGCTCGACAGCCAGATGGGCGCCGAGGACAAGGAACGCTTCATCGAGTTCCTGACCGAGTTCGGCCATCTGTCGAAGAAGGACCTCAACTATACCGGCACGCCGGGCCGGGGCTTCCTGGTCGATCCGGGCGCGGGCACTGATCCCGGCCCCGGCAAGCCGTCGGCCCCGCACAAGCTCAACGATCTGCTCGACAGCGGCCTGTGGCACATGCTGCACAGCGTCGCCGAATGGGAGCAGCAGCGCACCATGTTCCAGCCGGTCCAGGGCATGGAGCAGATTCCCAAGGCGATCGCGCGGCATCTGCCGGACGGGATGATCCGCTATTCGACCGAGGTGCAGCGCATCCGACAGAGCCCCAAGGGCGTGACCGTCGATGTGATGCGCGACGGCCAGCCCGAGACGATCGCCGCCGACTGGTGCATCTGCACCATCCCGCTATCGGTTCTGAAGACCATCGACCATGGCCTGTCGCCCGCCTTCGCCGAGGCGATGGCGAAATGCGCCTATGCGCCGGTCGGCAAGATCGGCCTCCAGATGAAGCGCCGATTCTGGGAGGAGGATCATTCGATCTACGGGGGCCATGTCTTCTGCGACAATCCCGACATTAACAATATCGCGCTGCCCTCCACCGGCTGGCAGGGACAGAAGGGCGTGCTGCTGGGTTACTATAATTTCGGTCCCAACGCCGCGAAGGTCTCGGCCAGGTCGCCCGCCGACCGCGCCGCGCTGGCGCTCGACTATGGCCAGAAGATATTTCCCGCCTACAAGGAGAGCTACGAGACCAGCTTCTCGGTCGCCTGGCACCGGGTGAAGTACAACCTCGGCGGCTGGGGGATGTGGAGCGACGAGGCGCGTGCCACCGCCTATCCGCTGCTCACCGAGCCCGACGGAAGACTCTATCTGGCCGGCGAACATATGAGCTATATCGGCGGCTGGCAGGCCGGTGCGTTCGAAAGCGCATGGCAGCAGGTCGAACGGCTCCACGCCCGCGCGATGAAAGGATGA
- a CDS encoding c-type cytochrome yields MRILTCLPLLAAAFAVSAQTTHAPTVAAAPDPALDPARVFSDNCAACHQEDGKGIEGAFPALAGDKFVLEGPDPVIHVVLEGRGGMPTFKADLTDAQIAAAVTYIRTSWGNAASPVTAETVAAIRSGEAPRPDATKIISAH; encoded by the coding sequence GTGCGTATCCTGACCTGCCTGCCGCTGCTGGCGGCCGCCTTCGCCGTCTCCGCGCAGACCACCCACGCCCCGACCGTCGCCGCCGCGCCCGATCCGGCGCTTGATCCCGCCAGGGTGTTCAGCGACAATTGCGCCGCCTGCCACCAGGAGGACGGCAAGGGAATCGAGGGCGCCTTCCCTGCCCTTGCCGGCGACAAGTTCGTCCTGGAGGGCCCCGATCCGGTGATCCACGTCGTGCTGGAGGGCCGGGGCGGCATGCCCACCTTCAAGGCCGATCTCACCGATGCTCAGATCGCCGCCGCCGTCACCTATATCCGCACCAGCTGGGGCAATGCCGCATCGCCGGTGACAGCCGAAACGGTGGCAGCGATCCGATCGGGCGAAGCACCCAGGCCCGACGCCACCAAGATCATTTCCGCCCATTGA
- a CDS encoding RidA family protein — MKTKMIAAAILATALAAPALAAPAPVNRITSPGPDGKPGLILKGVIVPAGYETFYLSGQLADPIDPAKKETMDDFGDTKTQTISTIKKIKALLEAQGYAITDVVKMQAFLAADPKLGKIDFAGFNAGFKEYFGSADNPNTVSRSTFQVANLVSPVFLVELEVTAVKAPKK; from the coding sequence ATGAAGACCAAGATGATCGCAGCCGCCATCCTCGCCACCGCCCTGGCCGCGCCCGCGCTCGCCGCCCCGGCCCCCGTCAACCGCATCACCAGCCCCGGCCCCGACGGCAAGCCGGGCCTGATCCTCAAGGGGGTGATCGTCCCGGCAGGCTACGAGACCTTCTACCTGTCGGGCCAGCTCGCCGATCCGATCGATCCGGCCAAGAAGGAGACGATGGACGATTTCGGGGACACCAAGACCCAGACGATCAGCACGATCAAGAAGATCAAGGCGCTGCTGGAAGCGCAGGGCTACGCGATTACCGATGTCGTCAAGATGCAGGCCTTCCTCGCCGCCGATCCCAAGCTGGGCAAGATCGACTTCGCGGGCTTCAACGCCGGCTTCAAGGAGTATTTCGGATCGGCCGACAACCCCAACACGGTCTCGCGCTCGACCTTCCAGGTCGCCAACCTCGTCTCTCCGGTCTTCCTGGTCGAACTGGAGGTGACCGCGGTGAAGGCACCGAAGAAATAA
- a CDS encoding c-type cytochrome, with translation MRRMIALALIVLTPSPILAQPGPDPAKIYAENCARCHQLSGKGLEGAYPGLAGDRITTGPAPAAIRLVLDGKGEMPAFRNRLSDAEMAAALSYARTSWGNMAGAVTGQEVTKAKAAAK, from the coding sequence ATGCGCCGGATGATCGCCCTTGCCCTGATCGTTCTGACCCCTTCGCCCATCCTTGCCCAGCCGGGGCCCGACCCGGCGAAGATCTACGCCGAGAATTGCGCGCGCTGCCACCAGCTCAGCGGCAAGGGGCTGGAGGGCGCCTATCCCGGCCTGGCCGGGGACAGGATCACCACCGGCCCCGCGCCCGCCGCGATCCGCCTGGTCCTCGACGGGAAGGGCGAGATGCCGGCCTTCCGCAATCGGCTGAGCGACGCCGAGATGGCGGCGGCGCTCAGCTACGCCCGGACGAGCTGGGGCAATATGGCCGGCGCGGTGACCGGACAGGAGGTCACGAAAGCGAAGGCGGCAGCAAAATAG
- a CDS encoding L,D-transpeptidase family protein yields the protein MSGLRVDSATLTLTAPDGTLIPCAIGRAGALPAADKREGDGATPLGRWPIRTVLFRPGAASPPPGLRLPWRWIRAEDGWSDGPGDPQYNRPVRHPHRFSAERLVREDGAYDVIVVLGHNDAPPVQGLGSAVFLHCSEGRPTAGCVAVERDALLGLLPQLSPGDVVEIV from the coding sequence GTGAGTGGGCTGAGGGTCGACAGCGCGACGCTGACCCTCACCGCACCGGACGGCACCCTCATTCCCTGCGCGATCGGCCGTGCAGGCGCGCTGCCCGCCGCCGACAAGCGCGAGGGCGACGGGGCGACCCCGCTGGGGCGCTGGCCGATCCGTACCGTGCTGTTCCGGCCGGGTGCCGCCTCCCCGCCGCCGGGGCTGCGTCTGCCGTGGCGCTGGATCAGGGCGGAGGATGGCTGGTCGGATGGCCCCGGCGATCCCCAATATAACCGGCCGGTGCGCCACCCCCATCGCTTCTCGGCCGAACGGCTGGTGCGGGAGGACGGCGCCTATGACGTGATCGTGGTGCTCGGCCACAATGATGCGCCCCCGGTTCAGGGTCTGGGAAGCGCGGTGTTCCTCCACTGCAGCGAAGGCCGCCCGACGGCGGGATGCGTGGCGGTGGAGAGGGACGCGCTGTTGGGTCTGCTGCCGCAGCTGTCACCCGGGGATGTGGTGGAGATCGTCTAA